A single Salmo trutta chromosome 14, fSalTru1.1, whole genome shotgun sequence DNA region contains:
- the LOC115207736 gene encoding mRNA turnover protein 4 homolog, with translation MPKSKRDKKISLTKTAKKGLETKQNLIEELRKCVEMYKHLFIFSVANMRNNKLKDIRTAWKHSRFFFGKNKVMMIAIGKGSTSEYKDNLHKVSRFLRGEVGVLFTNKTKEEVQEYFNQFKEMDFARAGNKAGMAITLDEGPLEQFPHSMEPQLRQLGLPTALKKGVVTLLKDHGVCKEGDTLTPEQARILKLFGIEMAEFRVRIQCMWNSETSDFEKLAEEDNEEEEGNDSG, from the exons ATGCCGAAGTCAAAGAGGGACAAGAAAA TTTCACTAACAAAAACAGCCAAGAAGGGTCTGGAAACAAAACAGAACTTAATAGAAGAG TTGCGGAAATGTGTGGAAATGTACAAGCACCTGTTCATCTTCTCTGTGGCAAACATGAGGAACAACAAATTGAAAGACATCAGGACAGCCTGGAAACACAGTCG ATTCTTTTTTGGAAAAAACAAAGTGATGATGATCGCTATAGGTAAAGGATCAACAAGCGAGTACAAAGACAATTTGCACAAG GTCAGCAGGTTTCTGAGAGGAGAAGTGGGTGTGCTATTCACAAATAAAACTAAAGAAGAGGTACAAGA GTATTTCAACCAGTTCAAAGAGATGGATTTTGCACGAGCAGGAAACAAGGCAGGGATGGCCATAACACTTGATGAAGGACCCCTGGAACAGTTCCCTCACTCCATGGAGCCACAGCTGAGACAGTTGGGACTCCCCACAGCACTCAAGAAAG GAGTGGTGACGCTACTGAAAGACCACGGAGTGTGCAAAGAGGGAGACACACTAACCCCTGAACAGGCCCGTATTCTG AAACTCTTCGGGATTGAGATGGCTGAATTCAGAGTGCGGATCCAGTGCATGTGGAACTCTGAAACGAGCGACTTTGAGAAGCTAGCTGAGGAAGATAACGAAGAGGAAGAAGGGAATGACTCTGGATAG
- the akr7a3 gene encoding aflatoxin B1 aldehyde reductase member 3, protein MLWGARVGLCVFHQRLASGSKYLPPIVYHHRNMSSTGSTQLKRPISLLGSMAFGERADAETSTNMVKAYLERGHNDLDTAFMYTDGQAETIIGGMNLPKTVSIATKANPWEGKTLKPESVRSQLDTSLKRLRTQCVDLFYLHAPDHQNPIQDTLQACHELYKEGKFKELGLSNYAAWEVAEIFTICRHNNWILPTVYQGMYNATTRQVETELLPCLRYYSIRFYAYNPLAGGLLTGKYHYQDKEGSQPSGRFFGNNWAGAYRDRYWKESHFQAIDLVQKAMETAYGSNKPSMTSAALRWMYHHSHLKGDLGDGVIIGMSSMEQLEQNLSASEEGPLDERVVEAFKHAWDLVAHECPNYFR, encoded by the exons ATGCTTTGGGGAGCAAGAGTAGGCTTGTGTGTATTTCACCAAAGACTCGCTTCAGGATCCAAGTATTTACCGCCGATTGTTTATCATCATCGCAACATGTCTTCGACCGGATCAACACAATTGAAACGCCCGATTTCACTACTGGGATCGATGGCGTTTGGAGAACGTGCTGACGCGGAGACGAGCACAAACATGGTGAAAGCCTACTTGGAGCGCGGCCACAATGATTTGGAtactgccttcatgtacacagACGGACAGGCAGAAACTATCATTGGGGGAATGAATCTACCCAAAACGG TGAGCATTGCCACCAAGGCCAACCCCTGGGAAGGAAAGACCCTGAAACCAGAGAGTGTGCGTTCCCAGCTGGACACCTCTCTGAAGAGGCTGCGTACACAGTGTGTGGACCTCTTCTACCTCCATGCTCCAGACCATCAGAACCCCATCCAGGACACACTGCAGGCCTGCCATGAACTCTACAAAGAG gggaaatttAAAGAGCTTGGCTTATCAAACTATGCTGCATGGGAAGTGGCTGAAATCTTTACCATCTGCCGACACAACAACTGGATTCTTCCCACTGTTtatcag GGAATGTACAATGCCACCACACGACAGGTGGAGACAGAACTGCTACCATGTCTGAGATACTACAGCATCAGATTCTATGCATACAACCCTCTAGCAG GGGGCCTTCTCACAGGGAAGTACCATTATCAGGACAAAGAAGGTTCTCAGCCTTCAGGACGTTTCTTTGGTAACAACTGGGCTGGTGCTTACAGAGACAG GTACTGGAAGGAGAGCCACTTCCAGGCGATAGACCTTGTTCAGAAGGCCATGGAGACAGCATATGGCTCAAACAAACCCTCCATGACATCTGCTGCTCTACGCTGGATGTACCACCACTCCCACCTCAAG GGTGATTTGGGAGATGGTGTAATCATTGGGATGTCCAGTATGGAGCAGCTAGAGCAAAACCTTTCCGCCTCTGAGGAGGGGCCTCTGGATGAGCGTGTGGTGGAGGCATTCAAACACGCCTGGGACCTGGTGGCCCACGAGTGCCCCAATTACTTCCGCTAG